The Neobacillus sp. OS1-2 genome includes a window with the following:
- a CDS encoding thioredoxin family protein — protein sequence MKNLESMEQFEQLQGGSKTIFMFSAKWCGDCRFIEPVLPEIEAKFTEFTFIHVDRDQFIDLCQQVDVYGIPSFIAYDNGKELGRFVSKDRKTQEEIEAFISDLK from the coding sequence TTGAAGAACTTAGAGTCAATGGAGCAATTTGAACAACTTCAGGGCGGATCAAAGACAATCTTTATGTTTTCAGCAAAATGGTGCGGCGATTGCCGTTTTATCGAACCGGTGCTGCCGGAAATAGAAGCCAAATTTACTGAATTCACGTTTATTCATGTGGATCGTGATCAATTTATTGATTTATGCCAACAAGTAGACGTTTACGGAATTCCGAGCTTTATCGCGTATGATAACGGAAAAGAGCTTGGCCGCTTTGTTAGTAAAGACCGAAAAACACAAGAAGAAATCGAAGCCTTCATTTCTGATCTAAAATAA
- a CDS encoding DUF84 family protein, whose amino-acid sequence MLIIIGSKNPAKINAVKNSFADQEAEFVSIDIPSGVNAQPFSDEETIQGAINRAVGALKQGNGDIAIGLEGGVHETSHGLLLCNWGALATRNMEPIIAGGARILLPEQVAERLKAGDELGPVMDEYSKMENVRKHEGAIGIFTNEMINRMDMFTHVTKLLVGQYCYRQNQLWR is encoded by the coding sequence ATGTTAATCATCATTGGATCAAAGAATCCAGCAAAAATAAATGCGGTAAAGAATAGTTTTGCAGATCAGGAAGCGGAGTTTGTTTCGATTGATATTCCTTCCGGAGTAAATGCACAGCCATTTTCGGATGAGGAAACCATCCAAGGAGCTATCAATCGCGCGGTCGGTGCGTTAAAACAAGGCAATGGAGATATAGCGATTGGACTCGAGGGGGGTGTTCATGAAACGAGCCATGGATTGCTGCTATGTAACTGGGGTGCGCTCGCAACTCGCAACATGGAGCCAATCATTGCCGGAGGAGCGAGAATTCTTCTTCCAGAGCAGGTAGCAGAGAGACTGAAGGCAGGGGATGAACTCGGCCCGGTTATGGATGAATATTCCAAGATGGAAAATGTGAGGAAGCACGAAGGGGCCATTGGGATTTTTACAAATGAAATGATTAATCGAATGGATATGTTTACACATGTAACAAAGCTATTAGTCGGACAATATTGCTATCGGCAAAATCAACTTTGGAGATAA
- a CDS encoding DUF1444 domain-containing protein, giving the protein MKMDSKKMRRELEARLAGKDRVLSYDREKDQLRIESEVIGKGITVSIPGIIGKWDEEKEKAIDEIVYYVEEGLRAMEDPIQLTDHERKIFPVIRSASFPSEAEEGIPFLIDKHTAETNIYYAYDMGKTYRMIDAKIMEKEGWDASRIKEIALFNVRSLSTELKEDQVAGNSFYFLNTNDGYDASRILNKGFLNEMEKRITGKMVLAVPHQDVLIIADIRNDRGYDVLAQMAMGFFTSGRVPITALSFYYEDGELEPIFILGKNK; this is encoded by the coding sequence ATGAAAATGGATAGCAAAAAAATGCGTCGTGAATTAGAGGCGCGCTTAGCTGGGAAAGACAGAGTACTTTCCTATGACCGTGAAAAGGATCAGCTCCGCATCGAAAGTGAAGTAATCGGTAAAGGAATTACCGTTTCCATCCCGGGAATCATTGGAAAATGGGATGAAGAAAAAGAAAAGGCGATTGATGAGATTGTCTACTACGTGGAAGAGGGTCTGCGCGCCATGGAGGATCCTATACAGTTAACAGATCACGAGAGAAAAATCTTTCCTGTCATCCGCTCTGCGTCTTTTCCGTCAGAGGCTGAGGAAGGCATTCCGTTCTTGATTGACAAACATACAGCGGAAACAAACATTTATTATGCGTATGACATGGGGAAAACGTACCGTATGATCGACGCAAAGATCATGGAAAAAGAGGGATGGGATGCCAGCAGAATTAAGGAAATTGCCTTGTTTAATGTTCGGTCTCTGTCAACGGAACTAAAAGAGGATCAAGTTGCCGGGAACAGCTTTTATTTTCTTAATACCAATGATGGATATGATGCCAGCAGGATATTAAATAAAGGATTTCTTAATGAGATGGAGAAACGAATTACTGGTAAAATGGTGCTTGCCGTTCCGCATCAGGATGTGTTAATTATCGCGGATATTCGCAATGACAGGGGTTATGATGTTCTTGCGCAAATGGCAATGGGCTTTTTTACGAGTGGACGTGTGCCAATCACCGCCTTGTCCTTTTACTATGAGGACGGGGAATTAGAACCGATATTTATTTTAGGGAAAAATAAGTGA
- a CDS encoding PepSY domain-containing protein — MNWKSFFLGAAVGLAGGYVTKEILAKKTNVSPEKVLVHVKKQFTQNEPISGSWIHMVAEPYEKQQINYQVYKGGISKNKNGTTEQFEFIADAQTGTLLDIRPVTEELG; from the coding sequence ATGAACTGGAAATCCTTTTTCCTTGGTGCTGCTGTTGGGCTAGCCGGCGGCTATGTAACCAAAGAAATCCTTGCTAAAAAAACAAATGTATCACCAGAAAAAGTGCTGGTACATGTAAAAAAACAATTTACGCAGAATGAACCCATCAGCGGCTCATGGATTCATATGGTTGCGGAGCCCTATGAAAAACAACAGATTAACTATCAGGTTTACAAAGGCGGCATTTCCAAAAATAAGAACGGAACTACTGAACAATTTGAATTCATTGCGGACGCACAAACAGGCACCTTATTGGATATTCGTCCAGTAACAGAAGAATTAGGATAA
- a CDS encoding M42 family metallopeptidase: protein MNEQTLKLFQTLTELPGAPGNEHLVRNFMKEQLSQYSDEIVQDNLGSIFGVKKGNGKGPTIMAAGHMDEVGFMVTTITDNGMLRFQPLGGWWSQVLLAQRVQVMTKNGPVVGVVGSIPPHLLDESKKNKPMEVKNMLIDIGADNREDALQIGIKPGQAILPICPFTPMANPKKIMAKAWDNRYGCGLAIELLQELKDETLPNILYSGATVQEEVGLRGAQTSANMIKPNIFFAMDASPANDMTGDKNEFGQLGKGTLLRILDRSMVTHRGMREFVLDTAETHHIPYQYFVSQGGTDAGRVHLSNEGVPSAVIGICSRYIHTHASMIHVDDYAAAKELLVKLVKACDQTTIDTIKSNS, encoded by the coding sequence ATGAACGAGCAAACATTAAAACTTTTTCAAACGTTAACCGAGCTTCCCGGTGCGCCAGGAAATGAGCATTTAGTAAGAAATTTTATGAAAGAGCAATTATCTCAATACTCAGATGAAATTGTCCAAGATAACTTAGGAAGTATTTTCGGGGTGAAAAAAGGGAATGGAAAAGGCCCGACCATCATGGCTGCAGGGCATATGGATGAAGTTGGCTTCATGGTAACGACCATCACTGATAATGGGATGCTCCGTTTTCAACCGCTTGGGGGCTGGTGGAGTCAAGTTCTCCTTGCCCAGCGCGTACAAGTCATGACCAAGAATGGCCCAGTTGTTGGTGTGGTGGGCTCGATTCCGCCGCATCTTTTAGATGAATCGAAGAAAAACAAACCAATGGAAGTAAAAAACATGCTGATCGATATTGGTGCCGACAATCGTGAAGATGCCCTGCAGATTGGTATCAAGCCTGGTCAAGCAATCTTGCCAATTTGTCCATTTACACCAATGGCAAATCCAAAGAAGATTATGGCAAAGGCTTGGGATAACCGTTACGGCTGCGGCCTAGCGATCGAATTGCTCCAGGAACTAAAAGATGAAACATTGCCAAACATTTTGTATTCTGGTGCAACCGTTCAAGAGGAAGTTGGTTTACGCGGTGCGCAAACGTCAGCCAACATGATTAAGCCCAATATCTTTTTTGCTATGGATGCCAGTCCGGCCAATGATATGACCGGAGATAAAAATGAATTTGGTCAATTAGGCAAAGGAACATTACTTCGTATTCTTGACCGTTCCATGGTTACACATCGCGGTATGCGCGAGTTTGTTCTTGATACAGCAGAAACACACCATATTCCATATCAATATTTCGTTTCCCAAGGTGGAACAGACGCCGGCCGTGTTCATTTATCCAATGAGGGCGTTCCAAGTGCGGTCATCGGTATTTGTTCACGATATATTCATACACATGCCTCCATGATTCATGTGGACGATTACGCTGCTGCTAAAGAATTATTAGTTAAACTCGTCAAAGCTTGTGATCAAACAACAATTGACACGATTAAATCAAACAGTTAA